The Phyllostomus discolor isolate MPI-MPIP mPhyDis1 chromosome 4, mPhyDis1.pri.v3, whole genome shotgun sequence genome window below encodes:
- the LOC114494508 gene encoding histone-lysine N-methyltransferase PRDM9-like isoform X2, translating into MERNAELRTKEMDMKLYSLRERKGHVYQEVNDPQDDDYLYCEKCQNFFINSCTVHGPPTFVKDSAVDKGHPHRSALTLPPGLRIGPSGIPEAGLGVWNEAADLPVGLLFGPYEGHITEDGEAAKSRYSWLIAKGRNCYEYVDGKDRSWANWMRYVNCARDDEEQNLVAFQYQRQIFYRTCRVIRPGCELLVWFGDEYGQELGSKWDSKWKGQLTPGRAEPKPEVHPCASCFLAFSSQKFLSQHVKLNHPSQILLGTSARKHLQAEEPCPEDQNLQQQHTSTHSWNDKAEGQEIKGRSKPLLKRISQRRISTLFSQPSKEPVTTSSEHERMMEEEPHRGQKQSPEDTGKVFVKAGMSRIVTIKYGWVWQGFGDGSHFITHQRTYSGEKPYVCKECGRGFTRKSNLIRHQRGHSGEKPYVCTECGRGFTQKSHLITHQRTHSGEKPYVCRECGRGFTRKSNLIRHQRTHSGEKPYVCRECWRGFTQKSHLITHQRKHSGERPYVCRECGRGFTDKSSLITHGRIHSGEKPYVCRECERGFTCKSNLITHQRTHSGEKPYVCRECGRSFTRKSSLITHQRTHSGEKPYVCRECGRSFTRKSGLLRHQRTHTGEKPYVCR; encoded by the exons ATGGAGAGAAATGCAG AACTCAGGACAAAGGAGATGGACATGAAGTTGTACAGCCTACGAGAAAGAAAGGGCCATGTGTACCAAGAGGTCAATGATCCCCAGGATGATGACTACCTTT ATTGTGAGAAGTGTCAGAACTTCTTCATCAACAGCTGCACTGTGCATGGACCCCCTACATTTGTAAAGGACAGTGCAGTGGACAAGGGGCATCCCCACCgctcagccctcaccctgccccctgggttGAGAATCGGGCCATCGGGCAtccctgaggctgggcttggaGTGTGGAATGAGGCAGCAGATTTGCCAGTGGGTCTGCTCTTTGGCCCTTATGAAGGACACATCACAGAAGATGGAGAGGCAGCCAAGAGCAGATACTCCTGGCTG ATCGCCAAAGGCAGAAACTGCTACGAGTATGTGGATGGAAAGGACAGATCCTGGGCCAACTGGATGAG GTATGTGAACTGTGCCCGGGATGATGAAGAGCAGAACCTGGTGGCCTTTCAATACCAAAGACAGATTTTCTACCGAACCTGCCGGGTCATCAGGCCGGGCTGTGAGCTGCTGGTCTGGTTTGGGGATGAgtatggccaggagctgggcagcaagtGGGACAGCAAGTGGAAGGGACAGCTCACGCCTGGAAGAG CAGAACCAAAGCCAGAGGTGCACCCATGTGCCTCCTGCTTTCTGGCCTTCTCCAGTCAGAAATTCCTCAGTCAGCACGTGAAACTCAATCATCCCTCTCAGATTCTCCTGGGAACATCTGCAAGAAAACACCTCCAAGCAGAGGAACCCTGTCCAGAGGATCAGAATCTGCAGCAGCAACATACTAGTACACACAGCTGGAATGATAAAGCTGAAGGTCAAGAGATCAAAGGAAGGTCCAAACCTTTGCTTAAAAGGATCAGTCAGAGGAGAATCTCAACACTCTTTTCCCAACCTTCCAAAGAACCAGTGACAACCTCTAGTGAGCATGAGAGAATGATGGAGGAAGAGCCTCACAGAGGCCAGAAACAGAGTCCAGAGGACACAGGCAAGGTATTTGTGAAAGCAGGAATGTCAAGAATTGTAACGATCAAGTATGGATGGGTTTGGCAAGGCTTCGGTGATGGGTCACAtttcatcacacaccagaggacatactctggggagaagccctatgtttgcaagGAGTGTGGGCGAGGTTTTACACGAAAGTCaaatctcatcagacaccagaggggacactctggggagaagccctatgtttgcacggagtgtgggcgaggctttacacagaagtcacatctcatcacacaccagaggacacactctggggagaagccctatgtttgcagggagtgtgggcgaggttTTACACGAAAGTCaaatctcatcagacaccagaggacacactctggggagaagccctatgtttgcagggagtgttggcgaggctttacacagaagtcacatctcatcacacaccagaggaaaCACTCTGGGGAGaggccctatgtttgcagggagtgtgggcgaggctttacggACAAGTCAAGTCTCATCACACATGGGAGGatacactctggggagaagccctatgtttgcagggagtgtgagCGAGGCTTTACATGCAAGTCaaatctcatcacacaccagaggacacactcaggggagaagccctatgtttgtaGGGAGTGCGGGCGAAGCTTTACACGGAAGTCaagtctcatcacacaccagaggacacactctggggagaagccctatgtttgtaGGGAGTGCGGGCGAAGCTTTACACGGAAGTCAGGTCTcctcagacaccagaggacacacactggggagaagccctatgtttgcaggtaG
- the LOC114494508 gene encoding histone-lysine N-methyltransferase PRDM9-like isoform X1: MTASDSEHAQKPVSPPGEASAFGKHTRRKSELRTKEMDMKLYSLRERKGHVYQEVNDPQDDDYLYCEKCQNFFINSCTVHGPPTFVKDSAVDKGHPHRSALTLPPGLRIGPSGIPEAGLGVWNEAADLPVGLLFGPYEGHITEDGEAAKSRYSWLIAKGRNCYEYVDGKDRSWANWMRYVNCARDDEEQNLVAFQYQRQIFYRTCRVIRPGCELLVWFGDEYGQELGSKWDSKWKGQLTPGRAEPKPEVHPCASCFLAFSSQKFLSQHVKLNHPSQILLGTSARKHLQAEEPCPEDQNLQQQHTSTHSWNDKAEGQEIKGRSKPLLKRISQRRISTLFSQPSKEPVTTSSEHERMMEEEPHRGQKQSPEDTGKVFVKAGMSRIVTIKYGWVWQGFGDGSHFITHQRTYSGEKPYVCKECGRGFTRKSNLIRHQRGHSGEKPYVCTECGRGFTQKSHLITHQRTHSGEKPYVCRECGRGFTRKSNLIRHQRTHSGEKPYVCRECWRGFTQKSHLITHQRKHSGERPYVCRECGRGFTDKSSLITHGRIHSGEKPYVCRECERGFTCKSNLITHQRTHSGEKPYVCRECGRSFTRKSSLITHQRTHSGEKPYVCRECGRSFTRKSGLLRHQRTHTGEKPYVCR, from the exons ATGACTGCAAGTGACTCAGAGCATGCCCAGAAACCAGTGTCCCCTCCTGGAGAAGCATCTGCCTTTGGAAAGCACACTAGACGAAAATCAG AACTCAGGACAAAGGAGATGGACATGAAGTTGTACAGCCTACGAGAAAGAAAGGGCCATGTGTACCAAGAGGTCAATGATCCCCAGGATGATGACTACCTTT ATTGTGAGAAGTGTCAGAACTTCTTCATCAACAGCTGCACTGTGCATGGACCCCCTACATTTGTAAAGGACAGTGCAGTGGACAAGGGGCATCCCCACCgctcagccctcaccctgccccctgggttGAGAATCGGGCCATCGGGCAtccctgaggctgggcttggaGTGTGGAATGAGGCAGCAGATTTGCCAGTGGGTCTGCTCTTTGGCCCTTATGAAGGACACATCACAGAAGATGGAGAGGCAGCCAAGAGCAGATACTCCTGGCTG ATCGCCAAAGGCAGAAACTGCTACGAGTATGTGGATGGAAAGGACAGATCCTGGGCCAACTGGATGAG GTATGTGAACTGTGCCCGGGATGATGAAGAGCAGAACCTGGTGGCCTTTCAATACCAAAGACAGATTTTCTACCGAACCTGCCGGGTCATCAGGCCGGGCTGTGAGCTGCTGGTCTGGTTTGGGGATGAgtatggccaggagctgggcagcaagtGGGACAGCAAGTGGAAGGGACAGCTCACGCCTGGAAGAG CAGAACCAAAGCCAGAGGTGCACCCATGTGCCTCCTGCTTTCTGGCCTTCTCCAGTCAGAAATTCCTCAGTCAGCACGTGAAACTCAATCATCCCTCTCAGATTCTCCTGGGAACATCTGCAAGAAAACACCTCCAAGCAGAGGAACCCTGTCCAGAGGATCAGAATCTGCAGCAGCAACATACTAGTACACACAGCTGGAATGATAAAGCTGAAGGTCAAGAGATCAAAGGAAGGTCCAAACCTTTGCTTAAAAGGATCAGTCAGAGGAGAATCTCAACACTCTTTTCCCAACCTTCCAAAGAACCAGTGACAACCTCTAGTGAGCATGAGAGAATGATGGAGGAAGAGCCTCACAGAGGCCAGAAACAGAGTCCAGAGGACACAGGCAAGGTATTTGTGAAAGCAGGAATGTCAAGAATTGTAACGATCAAGTATGGATGGGTTTGGCAAGGCTTCGGTGATGGGTCACAtttcatcacacaccagaggacatactctggggagaagccctatgtttgcaagGAGTGTGGGCGAGGTTTTACACGAAAGTCaaatctcatcagacaccagaggggacactctggggagaagccctatgtttgcacggagtgtgggcgaggctttacacagaagtcacatctcatcacacaccagaggacacactctggggagaagccctatgtttgcagggagtgtgggcgaggttTTACACGAAAGTCaaatctcatcagacaccagaggacacactctggggagaagccctatgtttgcagggagtgttggcgaggctttacacagaagtcacatctcatcacacaccagaggaaaCACTCTGGGGAGaggccctatgtttgcagggagtgtgggcgaggctttacggACAAGTCAAGTCTCATCACACATGGGAGGatacactctggggagaagccctatgtttgcagggagtgtgagCGAGGCTTTACATGCAAGTCaaatctcatcacacaccagaggacacactcaggggagaagccctatgtttgtaGGGAGTGCGGGCGAAGCTTTACACGGAAGTCaagtctcatcacacaccagaggacacactctggggagaagccctatgtttgtaGGGAGTGCGGGCGAAGCTTTACACGGAAGTCAGGTCTcctcagacaccagaggacacacactggggagaagccctatgtttgcaggtaG